The proteins below come from a single Periophthalmus magnuspinnatus isolate fPerMag1 chromosome 7, fPerMag1.2.pri, whole genome shotgun sequence genomic window:
- the rab5if gene encoding uncharacterized protein RAB5IF, translating into MTSSAKRKEDSHLANGGVKQSTWTKALSSNAVWEEKDEFLDVVYWLRQIIAVILGVIWGIAPLKGFLGIAIFCIINAGVLYVYFSSFQQIDEEEYGGTWELTKEGFMTSFALFLVVWIIFYTALHFD; encoded by the exons ATGACGAGCAGTGCAAAGAGGAAAGAAGACAGTCATTTGGCGAATGGAGGTGTAAAACAGTCCACATGGACCAAAGCCCTCAGCAGTAACGCCGTTTGGGAAGAGAAG GATGAATTTTTAGATGTCGTCTACTGGCTTCGTCAAATTATTGCTGTAATACTTGGTGTCATATGGGGCATTGCACCATTAAAAGGATTTTTGGGAATAGCGAT attcTGCATTATAAATGCTGGGGTTCTGTATGTATACTTCAGCAGCTTTCAACAGATTGATGAGGAAGAATATGGAGGCACATGGGAACTCACTAAAGAAGGATTCATGACATCTTTTGCTCTTTTTCTG GTGGTGTGGATAATCTTTTACACAGCACTACATTTTGACTAA
- the dhx35 gene encoding probable ATP-dependent RNA helicase DHX35, with protein sequence MAASLSTKKFWKPGSEAPGISEERELTSETTGSPVIYNPNTALSIENQRQRLPVFKHRNNILYLVETFQTVIIVGETGCGKTTQIPQYLLEAGWAAEGKVIGVTQPRRVAAISVAGRVAEERGALLGHEVGYTIRFDDCSDPQATRIKFLTDGMLVREMMADPLLKKYSVLMLDEAHERTLYTDIAIGLLKKIQKKRRDLRVIVASATLDAKKFHEFFNLNESGDPNKDTCGILTVEGRTFPVDIFYTISPVPDYVKATVETVLKIHETEDDGDVLAFLTGQEEVEKVVSLLVEQARTLSRYGMKKHLRILPMYSGLPYADQMKVFERTSPSVRKVVVATNIAETSITINGIVFVIDCAFVKLRAYNPRTAFESLVVTPISKASASQRAGRAGRNRPGKCFRLYTEEDYEKLPAATVPEMQRTNLAPVILQLKALGIDNVLRFSFLSAPPAQTMVQALELLYALGGLDHYGRLTDPMGLRMAEFPLSPMFAKMLLESGNFGCSKEIVTIAAMMQIQNIFVVPPNQKKVAAREHRKFAVAEGDHLTMLNVYEAFIKHQKSSQWCQQHFLNYKGLLRALTVREQLRRLMNKFKVPKTSSEGDPDVILRCIVSGFFANAARIHHSGSYRTLRDDRELHIHPNSVLYGEKPPKWVVFNEVVQTTKYYMRDVTAVESSWLVELAPHFYKQAKHGSLASKRSRVL encoded by the exons ATGGCGGCTTCTCTCTCCACGAAAAAATTTTGGAAGCCGG GGTCTGAGGCACCGGGGATTTCGGAGGAACGGGAGCTCACTTCAGAGACCACCGGCTCCCCCGTCATTTACAATCCGAACACTGCTCTGTCCATAGAGAATCAGCGGCAGAGGCTCCCCGTCTTTAAG CACAGGAATAATATTTTGTACTTGGTTGAGACCTTCCAAACCGTCATCATTGTTGGAGAGACAGGATGtggaaaaacaacacagataCCTCAG TACTTGCTGGAAGCTGGTTGGGCTGCAGAAGGAAAAGTGATTGGGGTGACACAGCCTCGTCGTGTGGCAGCCATCTCT GTGGCAGGTCGCGTTGCAGAGGAACGAGGGGCTCTTTTGGGCCATGAAGTTGGGTATACCATACGTTTCGATGACTGTTCCGATCCCCAAGCAACAAGAATAAAG TTCCTTACAGATGGGATGCTGGTGCGGGAGATGATGGCAGATCCTCTTTTGAAGAAATACAG TGTTTTGATGCTGGATGAAGCACACGAGAGAACCCTTTATACAGATATAGCCATAGGTTTACTAAAGAAG ATTCAAAAGAAGCGACGGGACCTGCGGGTGATTGTAGCCTCTGCTACCCTGGATGCCAAG AAATTCCATGAGTTCTTCAACTTGAATGAATCTGGTGATCCTAATAAAGACACGTGTGGCATTCTGACAGTTGAAGGACGCACCTTTCCTGTGGATATTTTCTACACTATCAG TCCTGTGCCAGACTATGTGAAGGCTACTGTGGAGACTGTGCTGAAAATTCATGAGACAGAGGATGATGGAGACGTTTTGGCGTTTCTAACTGGGCAG GAAGAGGTGGAAAAAGTGGTGTCTCTTCTAGTGGAGCAAGCACGAACTCTGTCTCGATATGGCATGAAGAAACATCTCAGAATTTTGCCTATGTATTCTGGACTGCCTTATGCTGATCAGATGAAAGTATTTGAAAGGACATCCCCTTCTGTCCGCAAG GTTGTGGTGGCTACAAACATTGCAGAGACTTCCATTACTATAAATGGAATCGTATTTGTTATTGATTGTGCATTTGTGAAACTGCGGGCTTATAACCCTCGCACTGCCTTTGAATCGCTGGTTGTTACCCCGATTTCCAAAGCTTCGGCAAGCCAAAGAGCTGGGAGAGCTGGAAGAAACCGACCAGGCAAATGTTTTAGGTTATACACAG AGGAGGACTATGAGAAACTGCCTGCTGCGACTGTGCCAGAGATGCAGCGGACCAATTTGGCTCCTGTCATCCTGCAGCTCAAAGCATTAGGCATTGACAATGTGCTGCGCTTCAGTTTTCTCTCC gcTCCGCCCGCTCAGACTATGGTTCAAGCATTGGAGTTGCTCTATGCTTTGGGAG GCTTGGATCATTATGGGCGTTTGACTGATCCTATGGGGTTACGGATGGCTGAATTTCCCCTCAGCCCAATGTTTGCAAAGATGCTTCTTGAGTCTGGAAACTTTGGGTGCTCCAAAGAAATTGTCACTATTGCAGCGATGATGCAAATTCAGAATATATTTGTTGTTCCTCCCAACCAGAAAAAAGTAgct GCTCGAGAGCACCGGAAATTTGCTGTAGCAGAAGGAGACCACCTCACAATGTTAAATGTTTATGAAGCATTTATAAAG CATCAAAAAAGCTCCCAGTGGTGCCAGCAACACTTTCTGAATTATAAGGGGCTGCTGAGAGCGCTGACTGTGCGAGAACAGCTGCGACGTCTCATGAACAAATTTAAGGTGCCAAAGACGTCCAGTGAAG GCGACCCAGATGTGATCTTGAGGTGCATTGTGTCTGGGTTTTTTGCCAATGCTGCCCGAATTCACCACTCTGGTTCATACAG AACTTTACGTGATGATCGTGAGCTCCATATTCACCCTAATTCTGTGTTGTATGGAGAGAAACCACCAAAATG ggttgtttttaatgaagtGGTCCAAACAACAAAGTACTACATGCGGGATGTGACGGCTGTTGAGTCGTCTTGGTTGGTTGAGTTGGCCCCACACTTTTACAAACAGGCTAAG CACGGTTCCCTGGCCAGTAAGAGGTCCCGGGTGTTGTAA
- the zhx3b gene encoding zinc fingers and homeoboxes protein 3: MASKRKSSTPCMIPSKALRPTDEADQDSPIYLGPSRSLDIDQNISLDASEKAETTEEKDGTYTCRPCNFETQDLNLFLDHVYSGHPDFRADPSFLCLTCGISSAKFEGLALHNARVHPSTLNTTLQLKMKDKRVVVEQTLLSRTETGKDVEIAITKTPIMRMLKGKSEPKKIVVSHTVSDEAESLPGARETDRKDSTTAVNVSHVSTLVQNGTAKAMPSAIQIVNGSGALPVLKTPITQVVSVVQNKNVNHSTPVTASNVSSSSSQSSKNLPKVMIPLSSIPTYSASMDESSFLKTSFNKFPYPTKAELCYLTVVTKFPEEQIKIWFTAQRLKQGISWSPEEIEEARRKMFNTIIQTAPASSPSLTSPAQHTIAVLPASLGATGLPQILQGSLVSQGGVIVTQPVMANGIQVSSAPVALAVTPKPQAAARPMMQARPAAALVADKGISMVVGTVGSSSAGTNVISPSKRNGSSTVSNSQASVINLSLGSSNRAKNNNINGKHSNLESQNKSNCKNSSDGKNTKSNSPSVLQNDSTDTTSKDTHGTNIDGFHSSASNSPSIKMEDAASPASKSSSPSPAASSSSISGSKTPVNPFLDPSFYKGKKSQEQLSALKDSFLINQFPDQEEVDRLIALTGLTVREVRKWFSDRRYHLRNLKGSKGTSGGQGKDKTSASSPNTPGNGTANSGTPLDLSDTSGTPDGKSAQNTAAPQSPPPSQTPTSPTTPSRRAPRPPSPDFTAIRYKEREPHQVKALEASFSQDPDPSNEEVDRLRAETKMTRREIHGWFTERRKRVAAEKKREDEERAIREEEEDEEDEEKPKVNPIKINLKMLKVTEAKQDGEASDTPPVNLHNTPSSSPGPTQSSKHSSTTPKTIVSPKPAAYRGKKNPEQLHMLKEVYARTQWPSATQYDELISGTGLPRPEVVRWFGDCRYVQKNGQLKWLETYQRTALSDDLQKGNEQALQAHLDNYGRLNESELEELIEASGLTSDLVKYWFSTKASSVPPPQTENTKPVVPGSTSSDTQLPGSASPLEPQPGAGNEEKMEQSVCGVSKAGE, from the exons ATGGCCAGCAAAAGGAAGTCCTCTACTCCTTGCATGATCCCTAGCAAGGCCCTACGCCCCACAGATGAAGCAGACCAGGATTCTCCCATTTATCTGGGACCATCTAGGAGTTTGGACATTGATCAAAATATCTCCCTGGATGCTAGTGAGAAGGCAGAAACAACTGAGGAGAAAGATGGCACTTATACCTGTCGACCTTGTAACTTTGAAACCCAGGATCTTAACTTGTTTTTGGACCATGTATACAGTGGGCACCCTGATTTCCGTGCGGACCCCAGCTTCCTTTGCCTCACCTGTGGGATTTCGTCAGCTAAGTTTGAAGGGTTAGCGCTTCACAATGCCCGGGTTCACCCCAGCACTTTGAATACCACTCTGCAACTGAAAATGAAGGACAAAAGAGTTGTGGTGGAGCAGACTTTACTCAGCAGGACAGAGACTGGAAAAGATGTTGAAATTGCAATTACAAAAACACCTATTATGAGAATGCTCAAGGGCAAATCTGAGCCTAAAAAGATAGTGGTGTCACACACTGTATCAGATGAAGCAGAATCACTTCCTGGGGCAAGAGAGACTGACCGGAAAGACAGTACTACAGCAGTAAATGTTAGTCATGTCTCCACTCTGGTCCAGAATGGCACAGCTAAAGCCATGCCCTCTGCTATACAGATAGTCAATGGGTCTGGAGCCTTACCAGTGCTTAAGACGCCTATAACTcaa GTGGTGTCTGTGGTTCAGAACAAAAATGTGAATCACTCCACACCTGTTACTGCATCGAATGTGTCCTCTTCATCATCACAGTCTTCTAAAAACCTTCCTAAg GTGATGATTCCTTTAAGCAGTATTCCGACATATAGTGCCTCTATGGATGAATCATCCTTCCTGAAGACCTCTTTTAACAAGTTCCCATATCCTACAAAGGCTGAGCTCTGCTACCTGACTGTGGTTACCAAGTTTCCAGAGGAGCAGATTAAGATTTGGTTCACTGCTCAGAGGCTGAAGCAGGGCATCAGCTGGTCTCCAGAGGAAATTGAAGAGGCCAGAAGGAAGATGTTCAATACAATAATCCAGACAGCACCAGCCAGTTCACCAAGCCTCACTAGCCCAGCTCAGCACACCATTGCCGTTCTGCCTGCGTCACTGGGGGCCACTGGCCTGCCTCAAATCCTCCAAGGGTCTTTAGTCAGCCAAGGGGGGGTGATTGTCACACAACCCGTGATGGCCAATGGTATTCAGGTTAGCAGCGCTCCAGTGGCCCTCGCTGTTACACCCAAGCCACAAGCAGCTGCCCGCCCCATGATGCAAGCTCGCCCTGCTGCCGCCCTGGTGGCAGACAAGGGTATTAGTATGGTGGTAGGGACTGTGGGCAGCAGCAGTGCAGGGACTAATGTTATTAGTCCCAGTAAGAGAAATGGATCCAGCACTGTCAGTAATAGTCAAGCAAGTGTCATCAATCTTAGTTTAGGTAGCAGCAATcgtgcaaaaaataataatatcaatgGTAAACATAGTAATTTAGAGTCCCAAAATAAAAGCAATTGTAAGAATAGCAGCGATGGTAAAAATACCAAATCCAACAGTCCTAGTGTTTTACAAAATGACAGCACAGACACTACGAGCAAAGATACACATGGCACAAATATTGATGGTTTCCACTCCTCTGCCAGTAATTCTCCAAGCATCAAAATGGAGGACGCTGCATCACCTGCCTCCAAATCTTCCTCGCCCTCTCCTGCAGCTTCCTCCAGCTCAATCTCTGGTTCCAAAACCCCTGTCAACCCTTTTTTGGACCCCAGCTTTTACAAGGGCAAGAAGTCACAAGAACAGCTCAGTGCTTTGAAAGATAGTTTTCTGATCAACCAGTTCCCTGACCAGGAAGAAGTGGATAGgcttattgctttgactggactCACAGTCAGGGAAGTCAGAAAATGGTTCAGTGACAGACGCTACCACTTGCGTAATCTCAAAGGGTCAAAGGGTACTTCAGGAGGACAGGGCAAAGACAAGACTTCAGCTAGTTCTCCAAATACACCGGGGAATGGCACAGCTAACAGTGGTACCCCTCTGGATCTCTCGGATACTAGTGGCACACCAGATGGTAAATCAGCCCAGAATACAGCTGCCCCTCAGAGCCCACCACCATCACAAACTCCGACCTCTCCCACCACGCCCTCCAGACGAGCCCCCAGACCACCATCTCCAGACTTCACAGCAATACGCTACAAAGAGAGAGAACCGCATCAG GTGAAAGCATTGGAGGCAAGTTTTTCCCAAGACCCAGACCCGTCCAACGAAGAGGTAGACAGACTCCGAGCTGAAACTAAAATGACCAGACGTGAGATCCATGGCTGGTTTACTGAACGGAGGAAACGTGTAGCAGctgagaaaaagagggaggatgAGGAGCGGGCCAtcagggaggaggaagaggatgaggaggatgaagaaaaGCCTAAAGTCAATCCAATAAAAATCAATCTTAAAATGTTAAAGGTGACTGAAGCGAAACAGGATGGTGAGGCTTCTGATACCCCTCCTGTTAATTTACACAACACACCATCATCATCGCCAGGTCCAACGCAATCCTCGAAACACTCCTCCACTACACCCAAAACAATTGTGTCTCCCAAACCTGCAGCTTATAGAGGCAAGAAGAACCCTGAGCAGCTGCATATGTTAAAAGAGGTCTACGCCAGGACACAGTGGCCCAGTGCTACCCAGTATGATGAACTGATCTCGGGTACAGGACTGCCCAGGCCTGAGGTGGTCCGCTGGTTCGGAGATTGTAGATATGTACAGAAGAACGGACAGCTCAAGTGGCTGGAGACGTACCAACGCACTGCGCTGAGTGACGATTTGCAGAAAGGAAATGAACAGGCTCTGCAGGCACATCTCGACAACTACGGCCGGCTGAACGAGTCTGAG CTTGAAGAGTTGATAGAAGCCAGTGGTTTGACGAGCGATCTGGTGAAATACTGGTTTTCCACCAAAGCCTCTTCTGTCCCGCCGCCCCAAACAGAGAACACAAAACCTGTTGTACCGGGTTCAACATCATCAGACACCCAGCTGCCAGGGTCCGCATCCCCTCTGGAGCCACAGCCGGGAGCAGGAAATGAGGAGAAGATGGAGCAATCTGTGTGTGGTGTGTCCAAAGCTGGCGAATAA